The DNA sequence ATTGATGTGGAAGTTGGCAGTGAGTAAAATAAAACAGAAATTAAAAGTATAAAACAAATTATCAAAAGCATATTATCTTTCCTAATGTTTTCTTAAGTTTATTATACAATTAAATATTGATAAAAAAATCACTAATATTGACAACTATATTAATTTTAGATAATCTTCAAAGAAAGATATTAATTAGAATTTATCAACCTTATTTTAAAACAGTGCCTTGATTAAAAAGTAGGGGAGTGGTTAGAAGCACGGGAGGTAGACATTTTTTAAGAGCCTGTCAAGTTAAGTGTGTAAACTAATTTTTAAAAATTATAGATAGGGTGTTAAACGATCTGGGTATAAGATTAATAATTGATTTAATATTTGACTCCAATTTGAAAGTTGACGTCGCCACTTCTTAGTAACTTCCATGGTTTGAAGATAGATTAATTTCATCACCGATGTTTCATTTGGAAAAGCTCCTTTTCCTTTTAGAACTTTTCTTAATTGGCTATTGTAGCTTTCAATGGCGTTTGTCGTATAAATCATTTTTCGAATTTCTTTAGGAAAATTAAAGAGTTGATAAACTTCTTCGATGTTATTTTCCCACACTCTAACGGCTAAAGGTACCAGGGGACTCCATTTATTTTTAAAGGTCTCAAAGGCTTGTTCTGCTACTGATCGATTAATCGCTTGATAGATTTGTTTTAAATCATAACAGAATGATTTTCTATCTTGATAAGAAACAAATTTCGTTGATTGTCGGATTAAATGAACTAAACAACGTTGAACGAGGGCATGAGGAAAAACAGCTTGAATGGCCTGTTTAAAGCCACTTAAACCATCCACACAGGCAATACAAATATCTTGCACTCCACGAGCCTTTAATTCATCTAATAAACTCATCCAATAAGAGGCACTTTCTGCTTCTCCGATAGAGAGGCTTAAAACATCTTTGCGACCATCTAAAGACACACCTATGATACAGTAAACTGCTTTGT is a window from the Turicibacter bilis genome containing:
- a CDS encoding IS256 family transposase, whose amino-acid sequence is MTRKATMNQLFNLLQDEYNIKSASDIEAVLLDMFGGFIEQALEAELDQHLGYSRYDFRNKSTSNARNGRQSKTIQTRLGETTIQTPRDRQGSFEPQIVPKRQTNVIGIEEKILSLYAKGLSTRDISKTLAEIYGFETSHETISAVTDKVIPLIQDWQQRPLEPVYPIIYLDALHVKVRDGMSASNKAVYCIIGVSLDGRKDVLSLSIGEAESASYWMSLLDELKARGVQDICIACVDGLSGFKQAIQAVFPHALVQRCLVHLIRQSTKFVSYQDRKSFCYDLKQIYQAINRSVAEQAFETFKNKWSPLVPLAVRVWENNIEEVYQLFNFPKEIRKMIYTTNAIESYNSQLRKVLKGKGAFPNETSVMKLIYLQTMEVTKKWRRQLSNWSQILNQLLILYPDRLTPYL